The Deinococcus reticulitermitis sequence TCCAGGCTGAGGGACTCCACGATGGTGGTGCCGGGCTTCATCATCACGCCGGTTCCGCCGTACTCCTTGAACACCCGCCACTGGAGCGGCGGCAGGGGCGCGGCGGGGAGGTACGTTTCCACCTCGCTGTCCCCACTCTTGCCCGGACGGATCTCGGTCAGCACCATCTGCCAGCCGGCGGCAAAATTGCCCTTCAGCACGGCATCGTTCTTGTCCGCGCCGCACGTAACTTTGCCGTCCAGCACCGCCGGTTTCGAGAAGTACACGACGGTGCCGGCCACGCTGTCGGGCTTGGCGAGCATGGCCGCAGAGTTGTCGTAGGTCGCGTCCCCGAACTCCCGACCGTTCACGACAACGTTCAGGTAATAGATCTGGTACTCACTGTCGGCGGGATCGGCCCGGCCCGCGCCGGTGCAGTCCGGGCGCAGGTTGGACGCCGGACCGAAGAGGTCCCCCAGCCGGTTCAGGCCGCGGTCCGGCAGATCGGGAAGGTTGATCTTGAAGTTCCCTGAAGCGTCGATGCTTCCCCGGGCGATGAACATGCCCCCGGCCAGCGGAGCGAGGCGCAGCGTGCCGGTCCGCTCGGCGGGCCAGTCCACGATCT is a genomic window containing:
- a CDS encoding S41 family peptidase → MREAVIALFVALGTGAAAPIPGNVLQGKIVDWPAERTGTLRLAPLAGGMFIARGSIDASGNFKINLPDLPDRGLNRLGDLFGPASNLRPDCTGAGRADPADSEYQIYYLNVVVNGREFGDATYDNSAAMLAKPDSVAGTVVYFSKPAVLDGKVTCGADKNDAVLKGNFAAGWQMVLTEIRPGKSGDSEVETYLPAAPLPPLQWRVFKEYGGTGVMMKPGTTIVESLSLDGPAQKAGLQSGDQILTIDGKEIKTYDDTAALRGDPNTVVTLTVKREGEAQPVTLKITRALVRVP